Proteins found in one Megachile rotundata isolate GNS110a chromosome 14, iyMegRotu1, whole genome shotgun sequence genomic segment:
- the LOC100882760 gene encoding secretin receptor, protein MTTTEADVLLEVERFFDEEKRKCNELMNEYVNVTSKTPLHYCAPHFDGLLCWPNTKASTTAVLPCPLESHSNNRAIAMATKVCLSNGQWYTNADEIPGSNYSLCELSDEFTARYLMETIADLGIGMTHSRDYGNFESFLLDKWLPIVRIVSQIGYATSFTMLVIAMIVFSLLRKLRNPRNRLHMHLFASFIMRAFMALIRDWIFVDGVGLAVDVVYVDKNAFIKQRNFQTLICKTITSAWQFFIVANYSWILMEGLYLHNLVVLAFCADSAAINLYILMGWGLPVFVVVPWIIIRATIEDTLCWTTHDNPSVFLLIRIPIMISTLFNFLLFINIVRVLFIKFKTSVHLQRKKMQYSRWAKSTLVLVPLFGAHYTLFLGLSYHKDHRVELVWLFCDQFFASFQGSFVALLYCLLNIEVRTEIKRAWQARWSKNVNICISNCRESRKRISSRHCRQSNDYEQPTVSGTTMRNLFTVQSERRSNDYWPNVLEMETG, encoded by the exons ATGACTACGACGGAAGCGGATGTGTTGTTGGAGGTGGAGAGGTTCTTTGACGAAGAGAAACGGAAGTGCAACGAGTTGATGAACGAGT ATGTAAACGTAACGTCGAAGACCCCACTTCACTATTGCGCCCCGCACTTCGATGGATTACTATGTTGGCCGAACACCAAGGCATCGACAACCGCGGTTTTACCCTGTCCTCTCGAATCTCACTCAAACAACCGTGCGATCGCGATGGCTACCAAAGTTTGTCTCTCCAATGGTCAGTGGTACACGAACGCGGACGAGATTCCAGGGAGTAATTACAGCTTATGCGAATTGTCCGACGAATTCACCGCTCGTTATCTCATGGAGACCATCGCGGACCTGGGAATTGGGATGACGCATTCGCGAGACTACGGGAACTTTGAGTCCTTCCTGCTAGAT AAGTGGCTGCCTATCGTCAGGATCGTCTCCCAGATAGGATACGCCACGTCCTTCACCATGCTGGTCATCGCGATGATAGTATTTTCTCTTCTCAG AAAACTTCGGAACCCGAGGAACAGACTACACATGCACTTGTTCGCGTCTTTCATCATGAGAGCGTTCATGGCTTTGATCAGAGACTGGATATTCGTCGACGGTGTTGGTCTAGCCGTGGACGTCGTCTATGTGGATAAAAATGCTTTTATCAAGCAACGAAAC TTCCAGACATTGATCTGCAAAACAATCACCAGTGCCTGGCAATTCTTCATCGTGGCTAATTATTCCTGGATCCTGATGGAGGGGTTATATCTGCACAATCTGGTCGTCCTTGCGTTCTGTGCCGACAGTGCAGCCATCAATTTATACATTCTTATGGGATGGG GCTTGCCTGTTTTCGTGGTTGTTCCTTGGATAATTATTCGCGCTACAATAGAAGACACGCTTTGTTGGACCACTCACGATAATCCTTCCGTGTTCCTGCTGATTAGAATACCGATTATGATATCAACTTTG TTCAACTTCCTGCTGTTCATCAACATAGTACGAGTACTCTTCATCAAGTTCAAAACTTCCGTGCACCTGCAACGCAAGAAAATGCAATACAG TAGGTGGGCTAAATCTACGTTAGTGTTGGTGCCCCTGTTCGGCGCTCATTACACGCTCTTCTTGGGCCTCTCGTACCATAAGGATCATCGAGTGGAACTTGTCTGGCTCTTCTGCGATCAGTTCTTCGCCTCCTTCCAA GGTTCATTCGTGGCTTTATTATACTGTCTGCTAAACATCGAGGTGAGGACAGAAATAAAACGTGCATGGCAAGCCAGATGGTCGAAGAACGTGAACATTTGCATTTCGAATTGCCGTGAATCGAGGAAAAGAATATCGAGTCGACATTGTAGGCAATCCAACGATTACGAGCAACCGACGGTTTCCGGTACGACTATGAGGAATTTGTTCACGGTGCAATCAGAGAGAAGATCGAACGATTACTGGCCTAATGTTTTAGAAATGGAGACGGGATAA
- the fdl gene encoding fused lobes isoform X2: protein MVGNVPSGWMRKILLFLVLMTGVLLIAMYAHAPPLVSLQPFSSRRLKELQRGLVTFLVGNESTKRPEERLYEYLEEPRTFQSPWSWACVAGRCERRAVRSSRTSLASCIALCGGNTRLLWPRPTGNVVLGDDSIIIQLHQIEFVTVNTSDQETKNLLEHAKDVFVGNIRSLIKIPNAKSRSGVDSFVIYLSAGNGRPVGPNLDTDESYTLELNTKGRTLEARISAKSYFGARHGLETLGQMIWWDETAGREGALRVLSHASVEDKPMFPYRGLLVDTGRQFFSIERLKRVIDGMAASKLNTFHWHLTDSQSFPFDSAQFPEMARWGAYSGDQIYTPDDVKDLADYARIRGIRVLVEIDSPAHAGAGWQWGTEYGYGELALCVDQQPWSSYCGEPNCGQLNPINEHSYRILEGLYRELLDLTEIRDIVHLGGDEVNLDCWAQYGNITAAMQAQNMTDHHAMWAEFETKITQRLVKANHDQVPKAVILWSSPLTKRPYITMYFDPKIHVIQSWGGSNWPETPDLLEDGFRVIVSHVDAWYLDCGFGRWRETGEAACGEYRTWQTVYNHRPWRDYPQQHLNLVLGGEAAIWSEQTGDASLGPRLWPRASALAERLWSDLPTYGYSTDESVYTRLAAHMEVLTSRGLKTEAMWPQWCSQNPGKCL from the exons ATGGTGGGTAACGTGCCCAGCGGATGGATGAGGAAAATTCTCCTCTTCCTGGTGTTGATGACTGGGGTTCTACTTATCGCCATGTACGCACACGCTCCGCCGCTCGTCTCTCTTCAGCCGTTCTCGTCTCGACG ACTGAAGGAGTTGCAGCGAGGCTTGGTTACTTTCCTGGTCGGTAATGAAAGCACGAAGAGGCCGGAGGAACGGCTCTACGAGTATCTGGAAGAGCCTAG GACATTCCAGAGTCCGTGGTCCTGGGCCTGCGTTGCTGGTCGCTGTGAGAGGAGAGCAGTCCGATCTTCGAGAACATCTCTGGCGAGTTGTATCGCTCTTTGCGGTGGTAACACTCGTCTGCTTTGGCCAAGGCCAACCGGAAACGTGGTTCTAGGGGATGATAGTATTATCATACAACTGCATCAGATAGAATTCGTCACGGTGAATACCAGCGATCAGGAGACGAAGAACTTGTTGGAGCATGCGAAGGATGTCTTCGTCG GCAACATCAGAAGCCTAATAAAGATTCCAAACGCGAAGAGCAGGTCCGGAGTGGACAGCTTCGTGATCTACCTGTCGGCCGGGAACGGTCGTCCAGTGGGTCCGAACCTGGACACGGACGAGTCCTACACTCTGGAGTTAAACACCAAAGGGAGAACCTTGGAGGCACGAATAAGCGCGAAAAGTTACTTCGGTGCCAGACACGGTCTGGAGACGCTGGGCCAGATGATTTGGTGGGACGAGACGGCGGGAAGGGAGGGTGCTCTTAGGGTGCTGTCCCACGCCTCCGTTGAGGACAAACCGATGTTCCCTTATCGAGGTTTGCTGGTGGATACCGGCAGACAATTCTTCTCTATCGAGCGGCTGAAGCGCGTGATCGATGGAATGGCGGCGTCGAAATTGAACACGTTCCATTGGCACCTGACCGACTCGCAGAGCTTCCCGTTCGACTCGGCACAATTCCCAGAAATGGCCAGATGGGGAGCCTATAGCGGTGATCAGATTTACACGCCCGATGACGTGAAGGATCTCGCGGATTACGCGAGGATCCGGGGCATCAGGGTGCTCGTCGAGATCGATTCACCCGCCCACGCTGGCGCTGGATGGCAATGGG GGACGGAGTACGGTTACGGGGAGCTGGCACTCTGCGTTGATCAGCAGCCATGGTCGTCGTATTGCGGCGAGCCGAATTGCGGCCAGTTGAATCCCATCAACGAGCACTCCTACAGAATACTAGAGGGATTATACCGTGAGTTGCTGGACCTAACCGAGATCCGCGACATCGTGCACCTCGGTGGTGACGAGGTAAACTTGGACTGTTGGGCCCAATACGGTAACATCACAGCAGCGATGCAGGCGCAGAACATGACCGATCATCACGCGATGTGGGCGGAGTTTGAGACGAAGATCACGCAGAGGCTGGTCAAGGCCAACCACGACCAGGTTCCGAAGGCTGTGATTCTGTGGAGTTCACCGTTAACGAAGAGACCGTACATCACCATGTACTTCGATCCGAAGATCCACGTGATCCAATCGTGGGGAGGAAGCAACTGGCCGGAGACACCTGATCTTCTGGAGGATGGCTTCAGGGTGATCGTGTCGCACGTGGACGCTTGGTACCTGGATTGCGGGTTCGGCAGGTGGAGGGAAACTGGAGAAGCTGCCTGTGGCGAATACCGCACCTGGCAGACCGTTTATAATCATCGTCCTTGGCGGGACTATCCTCAGCAACACCTGAATCTGGTTCTGGGAGGGGAGGCTGCTATCTGGAGCGAGCAAACTGGAGACGCGTCCTTAGGACCTCGACTATGGCCTAGAGCGTCCGCTCTTGCTGAAAGATTATG GAGCGACTTACCAACCTACGGCTACTCCACGGACGAAAGCGTGTATACGAGGCTAGCGGCCCACATGGAGGTGCTAACGAGTCGAGGTCTGAAGACGGAAGCAATGTGGCCCCAGTGGTGTTCCCAGAACCCCGGCAAATGTCTCTGA
- the fdl gene encoding fused lobes isoform X3: MPEAFRRRSSFYRGASHFDVDAFLSSHVERLARMVGNVPSGWMRKILLFLVLMTGVLLIAMYAHAPPLVSLQPFSSRRTFQSPWSWACVAGRCERRAVRSSRTSLASCIALCGGNTRLLWPRPTGNVVLGDDSIIIQLHQIEFVTVNTSDQETKNLLEHAKDVFVGNIRSLIKIPNAKSRSGVDSFVIYLSAGNGRPVGPNLDTDESYTLELNTKGRTLEARISAKSYFGARHGLETLGQMIWWDETAGREGALRVLSHASVEDKPMFPYRGLLVDTGRQFFSIERLKRVIDGMAASKLNTFHWHLTDSQSFPFDSAQFPEMARWGAYSGDQIYTPDDVKDLADYARIRGIRVLVEIDSPAHAGAGWQWGTEYGYGELALCVDQQPWSSYCGEPNCGQLNPINEHSYRILEGLYRELLDLTEIRDIVHLGGDEVNLDCWAQYGNITAAMQAQNMTDHHAMWAEFETKITQRLVKANHDQVPKAVILWSSPLTKRPYITMYFDPKIHVIQSWGGSNWPETPDLLEDGFRVIVSHVDAWYLDCGFGRWRETGEAACGEYRTWQTVYNHRPWRDYPQQHLNLVLGGEAAIWSEQTGDASLGPRLWPRASALAERLWSDLPTYGYSTDESVYTRLAAHMEVLTSRGLKTEAMWPQWCSQNPGKCL; this comes from the exons ATGCCTGAAGCTTTCAGACGTCGTTCCTCGTTTTATCGAGGTGCATCCCATTTCGACGTCGATGCATTCCTATCGAGCCATGTTGAAAG acTTGCGAGAATGGTGGGTAACGTGCCCAGCGGATGGATGAGGAAAATTCTCCTCTTCCTGGTGTTGATGACTGGGGTTCTACTTATCGCCATGTACGCACACGCTCCGCCGCTCGTCTCTCTTCAGCCGTTCTCGTCTCGACG GACATTCCAGAGTCCGTGGTCCTGGGCCTGCGTTGCTGGTCGCTGTGAGAGGAGAGCAGTCCGATCTTCGAGAACATCTCTGGCGAGTTGTATCGCTCTTTGCGGTGGTAACACTCGTCTGCTTTGGCCAAGGCCAACCGGAAACGTGGTTCTAGGGGATGATAGTATTATCATACAACTGCATCAGATAGAATTCGTCACGGTGAATACCAGCGATCAGGAGACGAAGAACTTGTTGGAGCATGCGAAGGATGTCTTCGTCG GCAACATCAGAAGCCTAATAAAGATTCCAAACGCGAAGAGCAGGTCCGGAGTGGACAGCTTCGTGATCTACCTGTCGGCCGGGAACGGTCGTCCAGTGGGTCCGAACCTGGACACGGACGAGTCCTACACTCTGGAGTTAAACACCAAAGGGAGAACCTTGGAGGCACGAATAAGCGCGAAAAGTTACTTCGGTGCCAGACACGGTCTGGAGACGCTGGGCCAGATGATTTGGTGGGACGAGACGGCGGGAAGGGAGGGTGCTCTTAGGGTGCTGTCCCACGCCTCCGTTGAGGACAAACCGATGTTCCCTTATCGAGGTTTGCTGGTGGATACCGGCAGACAATTCTTCTCTATCGAGCGGCTGAAGCGCGTGATCGATGGAATGGCGGCGTCGAAATTGAACACGTTCCATTGGCACCTGACCGACTCGCAGAGCTTCCCGTTCGACTCGGCACAATTCCCAGAAATGGCCAGATGGGGAGCCTATAGCGGTGATCAGATTTACACGCCCGATGACGTGAAGGATCTCGCGGATTACGCGAGGATCCGGGGCATCAGGGTGCTCGTCGAGATCGATTCACCCGCCCACGCTGGCGCTGGATGGCAATGGG GGACGGAGTACGGTTACGGGGAGCTGGCACTCTGCGTTGATCAGCAGCCATGGTCGTCGTATTGCGGCGAGCCGAATTGCGGCCAGTTGAATCCCATCAACGAGCACTCCTACAGAATACTAGAGGGATTATACCGTGAGTTGCTGGACCTAACCGAGATCCGCGACATCGTGCACCTCGGTGGTGACGAGGTAAACTTGGACTGTTGGGCCCAATACGGTAACATCACAGCAGCGATGCAGGCGCAGAACATGACCGATCATCACGCGATGTGGGCGGAGTTTGAGACGAAGATCACGCAGAGGCTGGTCAAGGCCAACCACGACCAGGTTCCGAAGGCTGTGATTCTGTGGAGTTCACCGTTAACGAAGAGACCGTACATCACCATGTACTTCGATCCGAAGATCCACGTGATCCAATCGTGGGGAGGAAGCAACTGGCCGGAGACACCTGATCTTCTGGAGGATGGCTTCAGGGTGATCGTGTCGCACGTGGACGCTTGGTACCTGGATTGCGGGTTCGGCAGGTGGAGGGAAACTGGAGAAGCTGCCTGTGGCGAATACCGCACCTGGCAGACCGTTTATAATCATCGTCCTTGGCGGGACTATCCTCAGCAACACCTGAATCTGGTTCTGGGAGGGGAGGCTGCTATCTGGAGCGAGCAAACTGGAGACGCGTCCTTAGGACCTCGACTATGGCCTAGAGCGTCCGCTCTTGCTGAAAGATTATG GAGCGACTTACCAACCTACGGCTACTCCACGGACGAAAGCGTGTATACGAGGCTAGCGGCCCACATGGAGGTGCTAACGAGTCGAGGTCTGAAGACGGAAGCAATGTGGCCCCAGTGGTGTTCCCAGAACCCCGGCAAATGTCTCTGA
- the fdl gene encoding fused lobes isoform X1 codes for MPEAFRRRSSFYRGASHFDVDAFLSSHVERLARMVGNVPSGWMRKILLFLVLMTGVLLIAMYAHAPPLVSLQPFSSRRLKELQRGLVTFLVGNESTKRPEERLYEYLEEPRTFQSPWSWACVAGRCERRAVRSSRTSLASCIALCGGNTRLLWPRPTGNVVLGDDSIIIQLHQIEFVTVNTSDQETKNLLEHAKDVFVGNIRSLIKIPNAKSRSGVDSFVIYLSAGNGRPVGPNLDTDESYTLELNTKGRTLEARISAKSYFGARHGLETLGQMIWWDETAGREGALRVLSHASVEDKPMFPYRGLLVDTGRQFFSIERLKRVIDGMAASKLNTFHWHLTDSQSFPFDSAQFPEMARWGAYSGDQIYTPDDVKDLADYARIRGIRVLVEIDSPAHAGAGWQWGTEYGYGELALCVDQQPWSSYCGEPNCGQLNPINEHSYRILEGLYRELLDLTEIRDIVHLGGDEVNLDCWAQYGNITAAMQAQNMTDHHAMWAEFETKITQRLVKANHDQVPKAVILWSSPLTKRPYITMYFDPKIHVIQSWGGSNWPETPDLLEDGFRVIVSHVDAWYLDCGFGRWRETGEAACGEYRTWQTVYNHRPWRDYPQQHLNLVLGGEAAIWSEQTGDASLGPRLWPRASALAERLWSDLPTYGYSTDESVYTRLAAHMEVLTSRGLKTEAMWPQWCSQNPGKCL; via the exons ATGCCTGAAGCTTTCAGACGTCGTTCCTCGTTTTATCGAGGTGCATCCCATTTCGACGTCGATGCATTCCTATCGAGCCATGTTGAAAG acTTGCGAGAATGGTGGGTAACGTGCCCAGCGGATGGATGAGGAAAATTCTCCTCTTCCTGGTGTTGATGACTGGGGTTCTACTTATCGCCATGTACGCACACGCTCCGCCGCTCGTCTCTCTTCAGCCGTTCTCGTCTCGACG ACTGAAGGAGTTGCAGCGAGGCTTGGTTACTTTCCTGGTCGGTAATGAAAGCACGAAGAGGCCGGAGGAACGGCTCTACGAGTATCTGGAAGAGCCTAG GACATTCCAGAGTCCGTGGTCCTGGGCCTGCGTTGCTGGTCGCTGTGAGAGGAGAGCAGTCCGATCTTCGAGAACATCTCTGGCGAGTTGTATCGCTCTTTGCGGTGGTAACACTCGTCTGCTTTGGCCAAGGCCAACCGGAAACGTGGTTCTAGGGGATGATAGTATTATCATACAACTGCATCAGATAGAATTCGTCACGGTGAATACCAGCGATCAGGAGACGAAGAACTTGTTGGAGCATGCGAAGGATGTCTTCGTCG GCAACATCAGAAGCCTAATAAAGATTCCAAACGCGAAGAGCAGGTCCGGAGTGGACAGCTTCGTGATCTACCTGTCGGCCGGGAACGGTCGTCCAGTGGGTCCGAACCTGGACACGGACGAGTCCTACACTCTGGAGTTAAACACCAAAGGGAGAACCTTGGAGGCACGAATAAGCGCGAAAAGTTACTTCGGTGCCAGACACGGTCTGGAGACGCTGGGCCAGATGATTTGGTGGGACGAGACGGCGGGAAGGGAGGGTGCTCTTAGGGTGCTGTCCCACGCCTCCGTTGAGGACAAACCGATGTTCCCTTATCGAGGTTTGCTGGTGGATACCGGCAGACAATTCTTCTCTATCGAGCGGCTGAAGCGCGTGATCGATGGAATGGCGGCGTCGAAATTGAACACGTTCCATTGGCACCTGACCGACTCGCAGAGCTTCCCGTTCGACTCGGCACAATTCCCAGAAATGGCCAGATGGGGAGCCTATAGCGGTGATCAGATTTACACGCCCGATGACGTGAAGGATCTCGCGGATTACGCGAGGATCCGGGGCATCAGGGTGCTCGTCGAGATCGATTCACCCGCCCACGCTGGCGCTGGATGGCAATGGG GGACGGAGTACGGTTACGGGGAGCTGGCACTCTGCGTTGATCAGCAGCCATGGTCGTCGTATTGCGGCGAGCCGAATTGCGGCCAGTTGAATCCCATCAACGAGCACTCCTACAGAATACTAGAGGGATTATACCGTGAGTTGCTGGACCTAACCGAGATCCGCGACATCGTGCACCTCGGTGGTGACGAGGTAAACTTGGACTGTTGGGCCCAATACGGTAACATCACAGCAGCGATGCAGGCGCAGAACATGACCGATCATCACGCGATGTGGGCGGAGTTTGAGACGAAGATCACGCAGAGGCTGGTCAAGGCCAACCACGACCAGGTTCCGAAGGCTGTGATTCTGTGGAGTTCACCGTTAACGAAGAGACCGTACATCACCATGTACTTCGATCCGAAGATCCACGTGATCCAATCGTGGGGAGGAAGCAACTGGCCGGAGACACCTGATCTTCTGGAGGATGGCTTCAGGGTGATCGTGTCGCACGTGGACGCTTGGTACCTGGATTGCGGGTTCGGCAGGTGGAGGGAAACTGGAGAAGCTGCCTGTGGCGAATACCGCACCTGGCAGACCGTTTATAATCATCGTCCTTGGCGGGACTATCCTCAGCAACACCTGAATCTGGTTCTGGGAGGGGAGGCTGCTATCTGGAGCGAGCAAACTGGAGACGCGTCCTTAGGACCTCGACTATGGCCTAGAGCGTCCGCTCTTGCTGAAAGATTATG GAGCGACTTACCAACCTACGGCTACTCCACGGACGAAAGCGTGTATACGAGGCTAGCGGCCCACATGGAGGTGCTAACGAGTCGAGGTCTGAAGACGGAAGCAATGTGGCCCCAGTGGTGTTCCCAGAACCCCGGCAAATGTCTCTGA